From Camelina sativa cultivar DH55 chromosome 7, Cs, whole genome shotgun sequence, one genomic window encodes:
- the LOC104700723 gene encoding uncharacterized protein LOC104700723, which yields MERQQQNYLLGWAHQNQCGIKTIEELRHSLLHTTMELEQTRMVANEELNTKDDQIMQLKDLLNKAIKERNEAQERYKRLLLDQNFILQRQTDEEQDPNINGFHSSDGEESIVSSFEPPMGIELDFPEMTLPEKGKLLKAVVKAGPLLQTLLLAGQLPQWRHPPPQLESFDIPPVIIAEASPLSQDSCGNNLNRKRVHCDESDSKRETKYQRLLP from the exons ATGGAGAGACAACAGCAAAATTATCTACTTGGTTGGGCTCACCAAAACCAGTGTGGTATAAAG ACAATAGAAGAGTTAAGGCACTCGCTTCTGCACACAACAATGGAGTTAGAGCAAACAAGAATGGTGGCCAATGAAGAACTCAATACCAAAGACGACCAGATAATGCAACTCAAAGATCTTCTCAACAAAGCTATCAAAGAGAGAAATGAAGCACAAGAGAGATACAAGAGGCTTCTTCTTGATCAAAACTTCATCCTCCAACGCCAAACCGACGAGGAGCAAGATCCAAACATCAATGGCTTTCACTCATCCGACGGCGAAGAAAGCATTGTCTCATCTTTTGAACCGCCGATGGGAATCGAGTTAGATTTCCCGGAGATGACATTACCGGAGAAAGGGAAGCTTCTAAAGGCTGTGGTGAAGGCAGGGCCTCTGCTCCAGACTCTGCTTCTAGCTGGACAGCTTCCACAATGGCGTCATCCACCTCCACAACTTGAGTCCTTTGATATCCCACCGGTGATTATTGCTGAAGCGTCGCCATTGTCACAAGATAGTTGTGGGAATAATCTAAACAGGAAGAGGGTTCACTGTGACGAGTCTGACTCCAAAAGAGAAACCAAGTACCAAAGGCTCTTGCCTTGA
- the LOC104700722 gene encoding protein UPSTREAM OF FLC-like, translating into MEARMKKYSREVSPERAKVWTEKSPKYHQKIKKVPIVYYLSKNRQLEHPHFMEVLMSSPNGLYLRDVIERLNVLRGRGMASMYSWSSKRSYRNGFVWHDLSEDDLILPAHGNEYVLKGSELFDESNSDQFSPIVNTASQNMKPIVVEPPSSRSNDDSSSSSSMNNGKRSNKHSQEDDELSPPALRSVSSGVSPDSRDAKNSSSWCLAEYKVYKTEGLADASTQTDETVSGCGKKPIETFSRGVSTDDDGSSEPETSENNLASEASCAAGKERDSGEISRNSVSPPFSNSASSLGAKTDTLESLIRADVSKMNSFRILEQEDVRMPAHSRLRASNMLMQLISCGSVSVKDNNFGLVPTYKPKFGHSKFQSPFFSSSFMMGDFDRLSETPSLMGLRLEEKEYFSGSLVETKLQKKDAVDCNASLKRSSSYNGDRASNQMGVAENGDLKPGGSKYNLGSRKASSVFSKQHPRSESLRSPVSEKKRNSSEDTTKNIPCPTKTHEVCSKRITESSRKPDSFREDDEKVIKIDERLASGARVRIESKVPSDEP; encoded by the exons atggAAGCAAGGATGAAGAAGTATAGCAGAGAAGTGAGTCCAGAGAGAGCAAAAGTATGGACTGAGAAGTCACCAAAGTATCATCAAAAGATTAAGAAAGTCCCAATTGTTTATTATCTCTCCAAGAATCGTCAGCTTGAGCATCCTCATTTCATGGAGGTTCTGATGTCTTCTCCTAATGGATTATACTTAAGAG aTGTTATAGAGAGGCTTAATGTTCTTAGAGGTAGAGGAATGGCTTCAATGTACTCTTGGTCTAGTAAAAG AAGCTACAGGAATGGTTTTGTTTGGCATGATTTATCAGAAGATGATTTGATTTTACCAGCTCATGGGAATGAGTATGTTCTTAAAGGTTCTGAGCTATTTGATGAATCCAATTCAG ATCAGTTTAGTCCAATTGTAAATACAGCGAGTCAAAACATGAAGCCGATAGTTGTGGAGCCACCATCATCTAGAAGTAATGATgattcgtcttcgtcttcgagTATGAACAATGGGAAAAGAAGTAATAAGCATTCTCAAGAAGATGATGAGCTATCTCCACCAGCTCTTCGCTCTGTCTCTTCTGGTGTATCCCCTGATTCAAGAGACGCAAAGAACTCATCTTCTTGGTGTTTAGCTGAGTACAAAGTGTATAAGACCGAAGGACTCGCAGATGCGTCTACTCAAACCGATGAAACTGTGAGTGGTTGTGGTAAAAAGCCAATAGAGACTTTTAGTAGAGGTGTTTCaactgatgatgatggatcATCAGAGCCTGAAACCAGCGAAAACAATCTCGCGAGCGAGGCTTCTTGTGCGGCGGGGAAGGAGAGAGACAGTGGGGAAATATCAAGAAACTCTGTCTCGCCGCCTTTTTCCAATAGTGCTTCTTCCTTGGGAGCAAAGACTGATACTTTGGAGTCTCTAATAAGAGCTGATGTTAGTAAGATGAATAGTTTTAGGATTCTTGAACAAGAAGATGTTCGAATGCCCGCTCATTCGAGGCTTAGGGCCTCGAATATGCTGATGCAGTTGATATCTTGTGGTTCAGTATCAGTCAAGGATAATAACTTTGGCCTTGTTCCAACTTACAAACCTAAATTTGGCCACTCGAAGTTTCAGTCtcctttcttctcctcatcGTTTATGATGGGAGACTTTGATCGTTTGTCGGAAACACCGAGTCTAATGGGATTGAGATTGGAGGAGAAAGAGTATTTTAGTGGGAGTTTGGTCGAGACGAAGCTACAGAAGAAGGATGCAGTGGATTGTAATGCTTCTCTTAAGCGTTCTTCATCCTATAATGGTGACAG GGCATCCAACCAAATGGGTGTAGCAGAGAACGGGGACTTGAAACCTGGTGGTTCGAAGTACAATCTAGGATCAAGAAAAGCTTCCTCTGTATTCAGCAAGCAACACCCACGCAGTGAGTCCTTGAGATCTCCTGTctcagagaagaaaagaaactcaTCAGAAGATACAACCAAGAACATTCCATGTCCCACTAAAACACATGAAGTTTGCAGTAAAAGAATAACCGAATCTTCGAGGAAGCCTGATTCATTCAGAGAAGACGATGAGAAAGTGATCAAGATCGACGAAAG GCTTGCTTCAGGAGCTCGGGTTAGAATCGAATCAAAAGTACCTTCAGATGAGCCCTAA